From a single Oreochromis niloticus isolate F11D_XX linkage group LG3, O_niloticus_UMD_NMBU, whole genome shotgun sequence genomic region:
- the LOC112845741 gene encoding uncharacterized protein LOC112845741, which yields MFFGCTGSPRTLCRIGVLRGEIAVPAVRDHLQRSRRIWRAARAALLQTTTRTCRTADRRRTLAPQYAVGQRVWLSSANIPLKSMSRKLAPRFLGPFTVRRIINPVSVRLQLPASMKVHPTFHVSQLKPVSSSPLCPPAGPPPPARVVDDAPAYSVRQLLDVRRRGRGYQFLVDWEGTARRNGPGSLVLLFWTLVLLQTFIGDILTSLVGRREASLEGGYC from the exons ATGTTTTTCGGTTGCACGGGATCCCCCAGGACATTGTGTCGGATCGGGGTCCTCA GAGGGGAGATTGCCGTTCCTGCGGTGCGGGATCACTTGCAGCGCAGTAGGAGGATTTGGCGTGCGGCCAGGGCGGCGCTTCTCCAAACTACAACACGGACTTGCCGCACCGCCGATCGGAGGAGGACACTGGCACCCCAATATGCCGTGGGACAGCGGGTGTGGTTGTCCTCTGCGAACATTCCGCTCAAGTCCATGTCCCGGAAATTGGCCCCTCGCTTTTTGGGCCCCTTCACTGTTCGGCGCATCATCAATCCTGTGTCGGTGCGGCTGCAGCTGCCTGCGTCGATGAAGGTTCATCCCACGTTCCACGTCTCCCAGCTTAAACCGGTGTCCAGTAGCCCGCTGTGCCCACCTGCCGGACCCCCTCCGCCCGCCAGGGTGGTGGATGATGCTCCTGCTTATTCGGTTCGTCAACTGTTGGATGTGCGTCGTCGGGGACGCGGCTACCAGTTCTTGGTTGACTGGGAGGGTACGGCCCGGAGGAACGGGCCTGGATCCCTGGTTCTCTTGTTTTGGACCCTGGTCTTATTGCAGACTTTTATAGGAGACATCCTGACAAGCCTGGTGGGCCGCCGGGAGGCGTCCCTTGAAGGGGGGTACTGTTAG